Proteins encoded in a region of the Microbacterium neungamense genome:
- a CDS encoding malate:quinone oxidoreductase encodes MSATLGTLLHELQPDWRIVAFERLSDIGEESTNPWNNAGTGHAALCELNYMPQGKDGSLDPAKAISINEQFQQSRQFWASLVERGVLREPATFINSTPHMTFVRGEKDVAYLKARYEILKDQPLFEGIEYSEDSRVINQWAPLLMQKRRKGEPFAATRVPSGTDVDFGALTHQLFDHLSANGVELRTDTEVRRLKRQKDGSWLVKYRRTIGGTPGEVKARFVFVGAGGWALKMLQRSGIPEIKGYGVFPIGGQFLKTTNPKIVAQHKAKVYSQASVGAPPMSVPHLDARVVDGESSLLFGPFATFSPKFLKNGSLLDLVTQVRPHNIWPMLRVAFANPDLITYLVGELLKTHRKKVDSLRVFMPTAQDEDWELIQAGQRAQVMKKDPEKGGILQFGTEVVAAEDGTIAGLLGASPGASTAVPIMLSLLQRCFPDRFRSWEPALRELIPTYGEKLNTDATKAQESMRRTAEVLQLQA; translated from the coding sequence ATGAGCGCCACCCTGGGTACCCTGCTGCACGAGCTCCAGCCCGACTGGAGGATCGTGGCGTTCGAGCGCCTCAGCGACATCGGCGAGGAGAGCACCAACCCCTGGAACAACGCCGGCACCGGTCACGCCGCCCTGTGCGAGCTGAACTACATGCCGCAGGGCAAGGACGGCTCGCTCGACCCCGCCAAGGCGATCTCGATCAACGAGCAGTTCCAGCAGAGCCGCCAGTTCTGGGCATCCCTCGTCGAGCGCGGGGTGCTGCGCGAGCCGGCGACTTTCATCAACTCCACGCCGCACATGACCTTCGTGCGCGGCGAGAAGGACGTCGCCTACCTGAAGGCCCGCTACGAGATCCTCAAGGACCAGCCGCTGTTCGAGGGCATCGAGTACAGCGAGGACTCCCGGGTGATCAACCAGTGGGCGCCGCTGCTGATGCAGAAGCGCCGCAAGGGCGAGCCGTTCGCGGCGACGCGGGTGCCCTCCGGCACCGACGTGGACTTCGGCGCCCTCACCCACCAGCTCTTCGACCACCTCTCCGCCAACGGCGTGGAGCTGCGCACCGACACCGAGGTGCGCCGCCTCAAGCGCCAGAAGGACGGCTCCTGGCTGGTCAAGTACCGCCGCACCATCGGCGGCACCCCGGGCGAGGTGAAGGCGCGGTTCGTGTTCGTCGGCGCCGGCGGCTGGGCGCTGAAGATGCTGCAGCGCTCCGGCATCCCGGAGATCAAGGGCTACGGCGTCTTCCCGATCGGCGGACAGTTCCTGAAGACCACGAACCCGAAGATCGTCGCCCAGCACAAGGCGAAGGTGTACTCGCAGGCCTCCGTCGGCGCCCCGCCGATGTCCGTCCCGCACCTGGACGCGCGCGTCGTGGACGGCGAGTCGTCGCTGCTGTTCGGCCCGTTCGCGACGTTCAGCCCGAAATTCCTGAAGAACGGCTCGCTGCTCGACCTGGTCACCCAGGTGCGGCCGCACAACATCTGGCCGATGCTCCGCGTCGCCTTCGCCAACCCCGACCTGATCACCTACCTGGTCGGCGAGCTGCTGAAGACGCACCGCAAGAAGGTGGACAGCCTGCGGGTGTTCATGCCGACCGCGCAGGACGAGGACTGGGAGCTCATCCAGGCCGGTCAGCGCGCCCAGGTCATGAAGAAGGACCCGGAGAAGGGCGGCATCCTGCAGTTCGGCACCGAGGTGGTCGCGGCGGAGGACGGCACGATCGCCGGACTCCTCGGCGCCTCGCCGGGTGCGTCCACGGCGGTGCCGATCATGCTCAGCCTGCTGCAGCGCTGCTTCCCGGACCGGTTCCGGTCGTGGGAGCCGGCGCTGCGCGAGCTCATCCCGACCTACGGCGAGAAGCTGAACACCGACGCCACCAAGGCGCAGGAATCGATGCGCCGCACCGCCGAGGTGCTGCAGCTCCAGGCCTGA
- a CDS encoding DMT family transporter, whose product MTAHTAGFTRKGWILFAIMSFVWGTTYLFIKEAVHSYSPPAVVAGRTLLGALILLPFALRSGALRAAWRHWPWVLAFGVVEMAGPFLLLSHAETRLPSGLTGLLVATVPLFAVLIALLRGDRTVLAPVRLGGLVLGFAGVVIVVAGPGLFPQGAGSMLAIGEILLTALLYAIAPFIIAHKLHDVPSIGTITLALFAIGIGYLPAALLTQHDVPTLRSTVSLALLGIVCTALAFVGFFALIREVGPVRAPLFTYINPIVAILLGTALLAEPITLGLLVGFPIVLAGCWLAATGGRLHAPAADLTTGPVTTAETAEVVVADNER is encoded by the coding sequence GTGACCGCGCACACCGCAGGATTCACGCGCAAAGGCTGGATCCTCTTCGCGATCATGTCCTTCGTGTGGGGCACCACCTACCTGTTCATCAAGGAGGCGGTGCACTCCTACAGCCCGCCCGCCGTCGTCGCCGGTCGCACTCTGCTCGGCGCGCTCATCCTGCTGCCCTTCGCCCTCCGCAGCGGCGCCCTGCGCGCCGCGTGGCGGCACTGGCCGTGGGTGCTCGCCTTCGGCGTCGTCGAGATGGCCGGCCCGTTCCTGCTGCTCAGCCACGCCGAGACCCGTCTGCCGTCCGGGCTGACCGGGCTGCTGGTCGCGACCGTGCCCCTGTTCGCCGTGCTCATCGCGCTGCTGCGCGGCGACCGCACGGTGCTCGCCCCGGTCCGTCTGGGCGGGCTGGTGCTCGGGTTCGCCGGCGTGGTCATCGTCGTCGCCGGCCCCGGCCTGTTCCCGCAGGGCGCCGGCAGCATGCTGGCGATCGGCGAGATCCTGCTCACCGCGCTGCTGTACGCGATCGCGCCGTTCATCATCGCGCACAAGCTTCACGACGTCCCCTCGATCGGCACGATCACCCTCGCCCTGTTCGCCATCGGCATCGGCTACCTGCCCGCCGCGCTGCTGACCCAGCATGACGTCCCCACGCTGCGGTCCACGGTGTCGCTGGCGCTGCTCGGGATCGTCTGCACCGCGCTCGCGTTCGTGGGCTTCTTCGCCCTGATCCGCGAGGTCGGGCCGGTGCGGGCGCCGCTGTTCACGTACATCAACCCGATCGTGGCGATCCTGCTCGGCACCGCCCTGCTCGCCGAGCCGATCACCCTCGGGCTGCTCGTCGGGTTCCCGATCGTGCTCGCCGGCTGCTGGCTCGCCGCCACCGGCGGCCGGCTGCACGCCCCGGCGGCGGACCTCACCACGGGCCCGGTCACCACCGCCGAGACCGCCGAGGTCGTCGTCGCCGACAACGAGCGCTGA
- a CDS encoding aspartate kinase — MALIVQKYGGSSVADAESIKRVAKRIVDTRRAGHDVVVAVSAMGDTTDDLLELAGEVAPIPAPRELDMLLSSGERISMALLAMAIHSMGFEARSFTGSQAGMITDAKHGAARIVDVTPVRLREALDEGAIVIVAGFQGFNRDTRDITTLGRGGSDTTAVALAAALDADVCEIYSDVDGIFTADPRVIPKARKLDTITSEEMLELAANGAKVLYIRAVEFARRHGVLIHARSSFSSAEGTYVLGEGMRSPRDPEGAAMEEPIVTGVATDLSQAKITVSGVPDVPGKAAEIFTIVAKSGANVDMIVQNVSAASTGRTDISFTLPKADAAAALKALAADQSEIGFENLIHDDQIGKLSVVGAGMRTHSGVSATLFEALKNTGINIEMISTSEIRISVVLRGSDLVDAARAVHTAYGLDGEVEAVVHAGTGR, encoded by the coding sequence GTGGCCCTGATCGTGCAGAAATACGGCGGCTCGTCCGTCGCCGACGCCGAGAGCATCAAGCGCGTCGCCAAGCGCATCGTCGACACGCGCCGTGCCGGGCACGACGTCGTCGTCGCGGTGAGCGCGATGGGGGACACCACCGACGATCTCCTCGAGCTGGCAGGCGAGGTGGCGCCGATCCCCGCGCCGCGGGAGCTCGACATGCTCCTCTCCAGCGGGGAGCGCATCTCGATGGCACTGCTGGCGATGGCGATCCACTCGATGGGCTTCGAGGCCCGCTCCTTCACCGGCAGTCAGGCGGGCATGATCACGGATGCCAAGCACGGCGCCGCCCGCATCGTGGACGTCACGCCGGTGCGGCTGCGCGAGGCGCTGGACGAGGGGGCGATCGTCATCGTCGCCGGGTTCCAGGGCTTCAACCGCGACACCCGCGACATCACCACGCTCGGCCGCGGCGGCTCCGACACCACCGCCGTGGCGCTCGCTGCCGCGCTGGACGCCGACGTGTGCGAGATCTACAGCGACGTGGACGGCATCTTCACCGCCGATCCGCGCGTCATCCCGAAGGCGCGCAAGCTCGACACCATCACCAGCGAGGAGATGCTCGAGCTCGCGGCCAACGGCGCCAAGGTCCTCTACATCCGCGCCGTCGAGTTCGCCCGCCGCCACGGCGTTCTCATCCACGCCCGGTCGAGCTTCTCCTCGGCAGAGGGCACCTACGTTCTGGGCGAGGGCATGCGAAGCCCCCGCGACCCCGAGGGAGCAGCCATGGAAGAACCGATCGTCACCGGCGTCGCCACCGATCTCAGCCAGGCGAAGATCACCGTGTCCGGCGTCCCGGACGTGCCGGGCAAGGCAGCCGAGATCTTCACCATCGTCGCCAAGTCCGGTGCGAACGTGGACATGATCGTGCAGAACGTGTCCGCCGCCTCCACCGGGCGCACCGACATCTCGTTCACGCTGCCGAAGGCGGATGCCGCCGCGGCGCTGAAGGCGCTCGCCGCCGACCAGTCCGAGATCGGGTTCGAGAACCTCATCCACGACGACCAGATCGGCAAGCTCTCCGTCGTCGGTGCGGGCATGCGCACCCACTCCGGCGTGTCCGCCACCCTGTTCGAGGCGCTGAAGAACACCGGCATCAACATCGAGATGATCTCCACCTCGGAGATCCGCATCTCGGTGGTGCTGCGCGGCTCCGACCTCGTCGACGCCGCCCGCGCCGTGCACACCGCCTACGGCCTGGACGGCGAGGTCGAGGCCGTCGTCCACGCCGGCACCGGCCGCTGA